Proteins found in one Planctomycetes bacterium MalM25 genomic segment:
- a CDS encoding Colicin V production protein, which translates to MATYDLLMLAILVGLTLYGYFKGMAWQIAYVASFVASYFLAVRFADRIAPQITFVNPPANKFVAMAIIYAGASLGIWMLFRVVRKMIDSVKMEGFDHQMGALIGFGRGVLWCVGVTFVALTMVPLPQGAKQQIVNTKSGYYIARLIDETDALFPPEVHQVVGPYLDRLGNELQGSPQPSSLFQQQSTPAGWPAGEAPAQQPAAPAATPSWGQSAPAAPSSPSGWPQASGSAPQQPAAPSASDFGWPTSTNNAPPATPAQQVTWPQWDR; encoded by the coding sequence ATGGCCACTTACGACCTCTTGATGCTAGCGATCCTCGTCGGCTTGACGTTGTACGGGTACTTCAAGGGGATGGCTTGGCAGATCGCCTACGTCGCGTCTTTTGTGGCGAGCTACTTCCTGGCGGTGCGGTTCGCGGACCGAATCGCGCCGCAGATCACCTTCGTGAACCCGCCGGCGAACAAGTTCGTCGCCATGGCGATCATCTACGCGGGGGCGTCGCTGGGCATCTGGATGCTCTTCCGAGTCGTCCGCAAGATGATTGATAGCGTGAAGATGGAAGGCTTCGACCACCAGATGGGCGCGCTGATCGGCTTCGGCCGTGGCGTGCTGTGGTGCGTCGGCGTGACCTTCGTCGCGTTGACCATGGTGCCGCTTCCGCAGGGCGCCAAGCAGCAGATCGTGAACACTAAATCGGGCTACTACATCGCTCGGTTGATCGACGAGACCGACGCGCTCTTCCCGCCGGAGGTCCACCAGGTCGTCGGTCCGTACCTCGATCGCCTGGGCAACGAGCTTCAAGGGAGCCCGCAGCCGAGTTCGCTCTTCCAACAGCAATCGACGCCCGCCGGTTGGCCCGCGGGCGAAGCGCCGGCGCAACAGCCGGCCGCTCCCGCCGCGACTCCCTCGTGGGGTCAGTCCGCCCCGGCTGCACCGTCTTCGCCGAGCGGTTGGCCTCAGGCCAGCGGCTCCGCGCCGCAGCAACCGGCGGCCCCTTCGGCGAGCGATTTCGGCTGGCCCACCTCCACGAACAACGCCCCGCCCGCCACACCGGCTCAGCAGGTCACGTGGCCCCAGTGGGACCGCTGA